One part of the Tenacibaculum sp. 190130A14a genome encodes these proteins:
- the ftsZ gene encoding cell division protein FtsZ: MSAEFDNISFDMPKSQSNAIKVIGVGGGGSNAVNHMYSKQIHGVDFVICNTDAQALENSPIPNKIQLGAHLTSGLGAGANPEIGAQAAAESIQEIQQMLSTHTKMVFITAGMGGGTGTGAAPIIAKIAKDMDILTVGIVTMPFQFEGRMRSKQAQKGVDELRKNVDSLIVINNNKLREVYGNLGFKAGFSKADEVLATAAKGIAEVITHHYKQNIDLHDAKTVLSNSGTAIMGSAKETGANRAKNAIVKALDSPLLNDNKITGAKNVLLLIVSGANEVTLDEIGEINDYIQDEAGYDANIIMGIGEDDSLDDGIAVTVVATGFASDQQSTITNTEVKKIVHTLEDDQKATYSFGEQAIQKAPSLDEPLAVKKEEKIVHVLEEEVEEVKQPKLNLVSTTEAIKNIDVVFDEITIENVSEDDFIITNVVEKKEEVREERPKVVQQDLLFDLPLNSYEEIKPASRLVNTTKEIQNIDVVAEEVKPVHQQVEKRYILDDFDVEPTIGKSSTPEIKNEIVEEELQFEVKTKTQEEINNIDTVSEEVSPLSLTISELQKRRNDRIETMKKFNYKFNDQVSKNIDEIERQPAYKRLGVDIDAGSDISKTETALNNDKDDLLRSNNSFLHDNVD, from the coding sequence ATGAGCGCAGAATTTGATAACATTTCATTCGACATGCCAAAATCACAATCGAATGCCATTAAAGTAATTGGTGTTGGCGGGGGAGGTAGCAATGCAGTAAATCACATGTATAGTAAGCAAATTCACGGAGTAGATTTCGTAATTTGTAATACAGATGCACAAGCACTAGAGAATAGTCCAATTCCTAATAAAATACAATTGGGAGCCCATCTAACTTCTGGATTGGGGGCAGGGGCAAATCCTGAAATTGGAGCACAAGCTGCCGCCGAAAGTATTCAAGAAATTCAGCAAATGTTAAGTACCCACACTAAAATGGTATTTATTACTGCTGGTATGGGAGGTGGTACTGGTACTGGTGCAGCACCTATTATTGCCAAAATTGCTAAAGATATGGATATACTTACGGTGGGTATCGTAACTATGCCATTTCAATTTGAAGGAAGAATGCGCTCAAAGCAGGCTCAAAAAGGTGTAGATGAGCTTCGTAAAAATGTAGACTCTTTAATTGTTATTAATAACAATAAATTAAGAGAAGTTTATGGAAATTTAGGATTTAAAGCAGGTTTCTCTAAAGCAGATGAAGTATTAGCAACAGCAGCTAAAGGTATTGCAGAAGTTATTACACATCACTATAAACAAAATATCGATTTACATGATGCTAAGACGGTACTTTCTAATAGTGGAACTGCTATTATGGGATCTGCAAAAGAAACTGGAGCTAATAGAGCTAAAAATGCAATTGTAAAGGCTTTAGACTCTCCGTTATTAAATGATAACAAGATTACTGGAGCTAAAAATGTATTGTTGTTAATTGTTTCTGGAGCAAATGAAGTTACCTTAGATGAAATAGGAGAGATTAACGATTATATTCAAGATGAGGCCGGGTACGATGCTAATATTATTATGGGTATTGGTGAAGATGACTCTCTTGATGATGGAATAGCAGTTACAGTGGTAGCAACGGGTTTTGCAAGTGATCAGCAAAGTACAATTACAAATACTGAAGTAAAGAAAATTGTACATACTTTAGAAGATGATCAAAAAGCAACCTATTCTTTTGGAGAGCAGGCAATTCAAAAGGCACCTAGTTTAGATGAACCTTTAGCAGTCAAAAAAGAAGAGAAAATAGTACATGTCTTAGAGGAAGAAGTAGAAGAGGTAAAACAACCAAAACTAAACTTAGTATCTACGACAGAAGCTATTAAAAATATAGATGTAGTTTTTGATGAAATCACTATTGAAAATGTTTCGGAAGATGATTTCATTATAACTAATGTTGTAGAAAAGAAAGAAGAGGTTAGAGAAGAAAGACCTAAGGTAGTTCAGCAAGATTTATTGTTTGACCTTCCGCTAAATTCTTATGAAGAAATTAAGCCTGCTTCTCGTTTGGTAAACACAACAAAGGAAATCCAAAACATTGATGTTGTGGCAGAAGAAGTAAAACCAGTGCATCAACAGGTTGAGAAACGCTATATTTTAGATGATTTTGATGTAGAACCTACCATTGGTAAAAGTTCTACGCCAGAAATAAAAAATGAAATTGTTGAAGAAGAGTTGCAGTTTGAGGTTAAAACAAAAACGCAAGAAGAAATCAACAATATAGATACAGTAAGTGAGGAAGTGTCTCCATTGAGTTTGACCATTTCTGAATTACAAAAGAGGCGTAATGATCGTATCGAAACAATGAAGAAATTTAATTATAAATTCAACGATCAGGTTTCTAAAAACATTGATGAAATAGAGCGTCAACCAGCTTATAAGCGTTTAGGTGTTGATATTGATGCAGGTTCAGATATAAGTAAAACAGAAACTGCTTTAAATAACGATAAAGACGATTTATTACGATCTAATAACTCGTTTTTACATGACAATGTAGATTAA